Proteins from a single region of Electrophorus electricus isolate fEleEle1 chromosome 5, fEleEle1.pri, whole genome shotgun sequence:
- the hmgn2 gene encoding non-histone chromosomal protein HMG-17 produces MPKRKLDGDKAAKAKEEPTRRSARLSAKPAPPKPAPKPKKPAPKKTAKGKKGANPAENGEAKADQAQKVEATADAK; encoded by the exons aTGCCTAAAAGAAAG CTCGACGGGGACAAGGCTGCCAAAGCCAAGGAAGAG CCAACAAGACGTTCTGCAAGACTGTCTGCT AAACCTGCCCCACCGAAACCAGCCCCAAAGCCGAAGAAACCTGCCCCCAAG AAGACAGCCAAAGGGAAGAAGGGTGCTAACCCTGCTGAGAATGGAGAGGCTAAGGCAGACCAG GCACAAAAGGTTGAAGCTACTGCAGATGccaaatga